TACATGACTCCGATGGCAAATTAACTTGTAAGGTTACAGGCCCATGGATGCTTACATTTTGACTTTCGACCACTATTATTGGTGCTTTCAACAACCAATTCTAATAGCGAGAAAGTTTTCGAAGTTAAGCAACAAGGTGTACGCCAATATTTCTTGACCTGAAATACTAAAATATGTTAATACACTGTTGTGTTTATGATGACAAACTATATCTCAGCTCACTCAGATCACCCGTGATTGATAATATATTCCTATCCAACATTCATCAATTTACCTGACTTTTATCACAACAGAATTTAGCTTCTTAGTATTTCACGTAATCAAACCCTTGCAACAGTAATACAAAACCATTTAGCGTTGTCAAATTAGAAtatgtatttgtattttgaATCTGTAGCTGTATTGAACTCTCGATACTTTTTTCTAAAGGAATCCTGGCAGTGTAGGACTTTTgtcatcaatttcatttcaatTAGGTCAAATTTCAACAGTAGTACTAAACAGCAAAAACAGCAATTTTATATCAAAGCTTTATCACTACAAGTGCTACAACTTACAAGCCTAAATACAGAAGCCTATCAACTTGAAGCCCAATTAGAAATACAGTCATGACCTATGCTGATAAAGATCATGTTATTACTGAATTATTGAAGGATCCTGTATATTTGAGTCGACACAATTCGTTGGCTACCCATCCAAAAGATGAGAATGACTTGTATGCCTTGGAAACCAAATTAGAGGAAGAACTTCATGACCTTAAGGACCTGAAGATCGTGTCTTCATTGGTTAAAGAGACTCAGGTAAATCTGGATTTGATGGAACTAGAGAATTGCTACTACTCCTTATATAActtatcaaagaaattaaaaagcAGCCGTTCTTTTCTGAAACAATCATTGCATTTCCAAAGATCGGTTGCAGTACATGTTGATGAATTAAGAATCAAATTACTGTCTACAATTTATGATATTTTAGCTACAAAGTTTTGGTCTATTAGCGAAAGTAGTTTTGAGTTCCACCCAGATATTAAATGgaaggaagaagaattcATGATGAAATATGAAGAGTTCAAGTCTTTTGTCTCAAAGAGTTTTTTCCCTGACAATGCGATTAATAATTCTCATTGGCTGATTACTGATATTATACATAGCGAAGAGCAAGAGAGAATGCGTAACAAGTTGAAGGATATTTACATCAATTACATTGATTTTGCAAGTTTAACAAAAGCTGTTAAGGATGCCTTATTCTCGGATGAGTATGAGTTCGAATGGAGTGACAATAACTACACTAAACTGCTGATAACAAAGAGGGGGGCTTTATGCATACAGAAAAGAATTGAGAGCTTTAACAATCTACTGAGCTTTTTGGAGAAAGGAATTTCAAATAGTGATAAATTCAAATTACTCACAAATCTAGGCAAGGCAATAGGAATTGAGTTTTTGAGATTTGTTAAATCAAATGCTACTGGAATTATAGATAAGAATGCAAACTCAATTAAACAACAAACATTATTGTTGAACGACAGATTAAAAACTATTTCTGAGCAATCTGGAGCTTGGAATTTCGATAGTGATCAAATTAGTAAACTTCTGAATGATGAGATCCTGTATAAGAGTTTGTTACTGGATGGCGTTCTTGGACGTGCAATCTCTGATGTCAGAAAATTGATTGCTAACGAGTCCtggaaatcaaaaacaaaaataacatTAAAAAATTCTGAGATGCTCAATGACTCTAAGGAAAAAGAGATATCACAAGATAATGTAGGAGATGAATGGGAGTGGAACGAGGAAGAAATGGATGATGATGTTCATAACTCAACATCTAAGGTCCCAAACTCAAAATCTGAGGATTTGaatgacgatgaagatggttGGGCTGATGAAATCGATGTTGATTTGGAGGACGAAATAAACACAAAAGAAACCGAACCTGAAGATGACGCCTGGAACGATGAATGggatgttgaagaagatattaaGTCTACACATTCCAATAAAAATTCCAAAAGTAAGCATTTTATAAATACAACAGAAGAAGTAACAATAACAGAATTACCAAAAAAATTCCTCAATATAATGGAAAAACTATTGGAAGACGCACGAGCAATTGATGTAAACCTACCACTAACGGAAGATTTCAAATACAAAGCTAACCTTCTACAAACTGTCTTCTTTTCGATCAGTTCTACTAAATATGGTAACGAATGGTGGCAATTTTATAACGACATGAAATTTACTTTCGACCAAAATAACGACATGAAGAGACTACAAGAGCTAATATACAACTACATGGAAACTAATTTacaaaatacaaagaaaatctCCAAGAGGATAC
The Nakaseomyces glabratus chromosome J, complete sequence genome window above contains:
- the DSL1 gene encoding Dsl1p (CAGL0J07964g~Ortholog(s) have role in ER-dependent peroxisome organization, retrograde vesicle-mediated transport, Golgi to ER and Dsl1/NZR complex, cytosol, nucleus, peroxisome localization), whose product is MTYADKDHVITELLKDPVYLSRHNSLATHPKDENDLYALETKLEEELHDLKDLKIVSSLVKETQVNLDLMELENCYYSLYNLSKKLKSSRSFLKQSLHFQRSVAVHVDELRIKLLSTIYDILATKFWSISESSFEFHPDIKWKEEEFMMKYEEFKSFVSKSFFPDNAINNSHWLITDIIHSEEQERMRNKLKDIYINYIDFASLTKAVKDALFSDEYEFEWSDNNYTKLLITKRGALCIQKRIESFNNLLSFLEKGISNSDKFKLLTNLGKAIGIEFLRFVKSNATGIIDKNANSIKQQTLLLNDRLKTISEQSGAWNFDSDQISKLLNDEILYKSLLLDGVLGRAISDVRKLIANESWKSKTKITLKNSEMLNDSKEKEISQDNVGDEWEWNEEEMDDDVHNSTSKVPNSKSEDLNDDEDGWADEIDVDLEDEINTKETEPEDDAWNDEWDVEEDIKSTHSNKNSKSKHFINTTEEVTITELPKKFLNIMEKLLEDARAIDVNLPLTEDFKYKANLLQTVFFSISSTKYGNEWWQFYNDMKFTFDQNNDMKRLQELIYNYMETNLQNTKKISKRILSSQLQQFQRNENNPSWNDTLDNFLPFLEEELANITTHITQEDSFRYITRLFSFIFEDVIIQNILSWDIISEKNSENISELLKLIITSTQIDSLNTYPKYRELYERVNIVAKLLPLHLKEIMEMFYNGDFYLFATEEIITWIKLLFAETPLRKDAIDDIYEIRNTPTED